A single region of the Nicotiana sylvestris chromosome 6, ASM39365v2, whole genome shotgun sequence genome encodes:
- the LOC104236510 gene encoding uncharacterized protein translates to MSDEQMAESEGEDFLTPRTFISPEESDASLELAKGLGVEVIQAKHDSLLVVNHVKGSFEVRDDRMQRYLDKLQIILYRFKEWTLDHVPREQNSEADALANLGSLVKEDNIVPGAVIQLSKLVIEEGHADINSTSLTWDWRNKYIDYLKHRKLPSNPKESRTLRAKATRLSLDENGVLCRRTFDGPLVVCLGPRDIDYVLWEIHEGSCGNHSGVDSLVSKVIRVGYYWDNMEKDTKEFVRKCD, encoded by the exons ATGTCCGATGAACAGATGGCCGAGAGTGAAGGAGAAGATTTCCTCACCCCTCGAACTTTCATCTCCCCCGAAGAATCAGATGCAA GTCTTGAACTAGCCAAGGGCCTTGGAGTAGAGGTCATTCAGGCAAAACATGATTCCCTTTTGGTAGTGAACCATGTAAAAGGAAGCTTCGAGGTTCGAGATgatcgaatgcagaggtacttggacaaacttCAAATAATTCTGTACCGCTTCAAGGAATGGACACTGGatcatgtacctcgagaacagaACAGCGAGGCCGACGCACTAGCAAACTTGGGATCGTTAGTCAAAGAAGACAATATCGTCCCCGGGGCTGTCATCCAGTTATCAAAGTTAGTGATCGAAGAAGGGCATGCAGATATTAACTCGACAAgcttaacatgggattggaggaacaagtaCATTGATTATTTAAAGCATAGGAAGCTCCCTTCGAACCCAAAGGAGTCAAGAACACTCCGAGCTAAAGCAACTCGATTATCGCTCGATGAAAATGGAGTGTTATGTAGAAGAACCTTCGATGGACCACTGGTAGTGTGCTTGGGACCCAGGGATATAGATTATGTACTATGGGAAATACACGAAGGCTCCTGTGGGAACCATTCTGGTGTAGACTCTCTGGTTAGTAAGGTGATCAGAGTAGGATAttattgggacaacatggaaaaagataccAAGGAGTTTGTTCGGAAGTGTGACTAA